The following coding sequences are from one Bradyrhizobium sp. 200 window:
- a CDS encoding phosphatidylcholine/phosphatidylserine synthase, whose amino-acid sequence MTPDPKYPELRRRRFRPIPVRMLVPNVITLLAICAGLTAIRLSIEGRMELAVAAIVFAAVLDGVDGRVARMIKGQSKFGAELDSLADFVNFGVAPGLMLYFWQLQELNNGGWIAAMVFAIAGGLRLARFNASIDDPNKPAFAANYFTGVPAPAGAILAMLPFYLAFLGVSKPPAMLTAGYTLLIAFLMVSRLPVFSGKTVRMRVPPEMVLPVFVSVVFFVALLIGYPWHILSIGSVLYLASLPWGWKTYRDHERNAALAQPPATAEGAAQSTPAATFSPAPDDAEDERPARLN is encoded by the coding sequence CTGACCCCCGATCCCAAATACCCTGAACTGCGCCGCCGCCGGTTTCGCCCGATCCCGGTGCGGATGCTGGTGCCCAACGTCATCACCTTGCTCGCGATCTGCGCCGGGCTGACGGCGATCCGCCTGTCGATCGAAGGACGGATGGAGCTTGCGGTCGCCGCCATCGTGTTCGCGGCCGTGCTGGACGGGGTCGACGGCCGCGTTGCGCGCATGATCAAGGGCCAGTCGAAATTCGGCGCCGAACTCGACAGCCTTGCGGATTTCGTCAATTTCGGTGTTGCGCCCGGCCTGATGCTGTACTTCTGGCAGCTCCAGGAACTGAACAATGGCGGCTGGATCGCAGCCATGGTGTTTGCGATCGCGGGCGGCCTGCGGCTGGCGCGCTTCAATGCCTCAATCGACGATCCGAACAAGCCTGCCTTTGCGGCGAATTACTTCACCGGCGTGCCGGCGCCGGCCGGCGCCATCCTTGCGATGCTGCCGTTCTATCTGGCGTTTCTGGGCGTCTCGAAGCCGCCGGCCATGCTGACCGCGGGCTATACGCTTCTCATCGCGTTCCTGATGGTGTCGCGCCTGCCGGTATTTTCCGGCAAGACGGTGCGAATGCGCGTGCCGCCGGAAATGGTGCTGCCGGTTTTCGTCTCCGTGGTGTTCTTCGTGGCACTGCTGATCGGCTATCCCTGGCACATCCTGTCGATCGGCTCGGTGCTGTACCTCGCGAGCCTGCCCTGGGGGTGGAAAACCTATCGCGACCACGAGCGTAACGCCGCCTTGGCGCAGCCGCCGGCAACGGCTGAAGGCGCCGCGCAGTCGACTCCGGCGGCAACGTTTTCGCCCGCCCCTGATGATGCCGAGGACGAGCGGCCGGCGCGGCTGAACTGA
- a CDS encoding RraA family protein, translating into MNKAVTAPLPASVLEALARYDTPTICNAMEIVAPERRLIGYTTKPLVCPFPDLPPMVGYARTVTIRSVLKSTLPADEQSKRRIAYYEYVGTGFGPRITVIQDIDGADAGYGAFWGEVQSNVHKALGCLGVITDGSIRDIPQWAPGFQALAGSVGPSHAWVHAEAWGGEVRVAGMTVHSDDLIHADQHGAIVIPVDIAAKIPEAAELCGRRETPILEIARSPDFTLEKLKEALKRSSEIH; encoded by the coding sequence GTGAACAAAGCCGTTACCGCCCCGCTGCCTGCTTCCGTCCTCGAAGCGCTGGCGCGCTATGACACCCCGACGATCTGCAATGCGATGGAAATCGTCGCGCCCGAGCGCCGCCTGATCGGCTACACCACCAAGCCGCTGGTCTGCCCGTTCCCCGATTTGCCGCCGATGGTGGGTTATGCCCGCACGGTGACGATCCGCTCGGTGCTCAAATCCACCCTTCCGGCCGATGAGCAGTCGAAGCGCCGCATCGCCTATTACGAATATGTCGGCACCGGTTTTGGCCCGCGCATCACCGTGATCCAGGATATCGATGGTGCCGATGCCGGCTACGGCGCGTTCTGGGGCGAGGTGCAGAGCAACGTGCACAAGGCGCTCGGCTGTCTCGGCGTCATCACCGATGGCTCGATCCGCGACATCCCGCAATGGGCGCCGGGCTTTCAGGCGCTGGCCGGTTCGGTCGGACCGTCGCATGCCTGGGTCCATGCGGAAGCCTGGGGCGGCGAAGTGCGCGTCGCCGGCATGACGGTGCATTCCGACGACCTGATCCACGCCGACCAGCACGGCGCCATCGTGATCCCGGTCGATATTGCGGCGAAGATTCCGGAAGCCGCCGAACTCTGCGGCAGGCGCGAGACGCCGATCCTGGAGATCGCCCGCAGCCCGGACTTCACGCTGGAAAAGCTGAAAGAGGCGCTGAAGCGTTCATCCGAGATCCACTGA
- a CDS encoding tripartite tricarboxylate transporter substrate-binding protein yields the protein MRALWAALSLLVIAGVPDANAQSYPSRPITLVVPFPPGGSTDAAARIMAERMRTTLGQSVVIENVGGAGGSIGVGRVARAAPDGYTFDIGQWDTHVGSIIYKLDYDLEKDFEPIALVSNNPQLMVAKNDLPAKTLAELVAWMKENPGKINFVNQNAAANVTGVLFENLTRQKVQFIPYRGAGPAMTDLISGTVDLLVVQGAVALPQIRAGKIKALANLSATRSASMPDIPTADETGVPGLYMSGWFGFWAPKGTPKDVIAKLNAATVEALADPAIQKRFTELGLDVAPRAQQTPEGLAAFQKAEIEKWWPIIKAAGIGVQAQ from the coding sequence ATGAGAGCCTTGTGGGCGGCGCTGTCACTGCTTGTCATTGCCGGCGTCCCGGACGCAAATGCGCAGAGCTATCCGTCGCGCCCCATCACGTTGGTCGTGCCGTTCCCGCCGGGCGGATCGACCGATGCCGCCGCCCGCATCATGGCCGAGCGGATGCGTACAACGCTCGGGCAGTCCGTCGTGATCGAAAATGTCGGCGGCGCCGGCGGCAGCATCGGTGTCGGGCGTGTCGCCCGCGCCGCGCCTGACGGTTACACCTTCGACATCGGCCAGTGGGACACCCACGTCGGCAGCATCATCTACAAGCTCGACTACGACCTCGAAAAAGATTTTGAGCCGATCGCGCTCGTTTCAAACAATCCCCAGCTCATGGTCGCGAAGAACGACCTGCCGGCGAAAACGCTCGCCGAACTGGTCGCCTGGATGAAGGAAAATCCCGGCAAGATCAATTTCGTCAACCAGAACGCGGCGGCGAACGTCACCGGCGTGTTGTTCGAGAACCTGACCAGGCAGAAGGTGCAGTTCATTCCCTATCGCGGCGCCGGTCCCGCGATGACCGATCTGATCTCCGGCACGGTGGATCTGCTGGTGGTGCAGGGCGCGGTGGCGCTGCCGCAGATCCGCGCCGGCAAGATCAAGGCGCTCGCCAATCTCTCGGCCACGCGCTCGGCCTCGATGCCTGACATTCCGACCGCGGACGAGACCGGCGTGCCCGGCCTCTATATGTCCGGCTGGTTCGGCTTCTGGGCGCCAAAGGGCACGCCGAAGGATGTCATCGCAAAACTCAACGCCGCGACGGTGGAGGCGCTGGCCGACCCGGCGATCCAGAAGCGGTTTACCGAACTGGGCCTCGACGTCGCGCCGCGCGCGCAACAGACGCCGGAAGGACTGGCCGCCTTCCAGAAGGCGGAGATCGAGAAATGGTGGCCGATCATCAAGGCCGCCGGCATCGGCGTGCAGGCGCAGTAA
- a CDS encoding MotA/TolQ/ExbB proton channel family protein has protein sequence MDITTLVGLVVGIIVLSTLILMGGDFRMFYDIHAVIIIFGGSFAATLIRFPLSAILHGMPLGAKFAFTMSRLSARDLVDELARIAEIARKQGPVGLEKVETDEPFLAKGIRYVADGYDLEFIRDNMERDRDNFLMHLNEGSKIYRAIGDCAPAFGMIGTLLGMVQMFSNMSDPSKLGPFMAVALLATLYGALVANLICLPIADKLHGKLIDEETNRTLIIDGILMIRDSKSPALVREMLLAYLPEKHRHEEGELVPA, from the coding sequence ATGGATATCACCACGCTCGTTGGTCTGGTCGTCGGCATCATCGTACTTTCGACGTTGATCTTGATGGGCGGTGATTTCCGGATGTTCTATGACATCCACGCCGTCATCATCATCTTCGGCGGTTCGTTCGCGGCGACCCTGATCCGTTTTCCACTCAGCGCGATCCTGCACGGCATGCCGCTGGGCGCGAAATTCGCCTTCACCATGAGCCGGCTCTCGGCGCGCGATCTGGTCGATGAACTGGCGCGCATCGCCGAAATCGCCCGCAAGCAGGGCCCGGTCGGGCTGGAAAAGGTCGAGACCGATGAGCCGTTTCTCGCCAAGGGCATCCGCTACGTCGCCGATGGTTACGATCTCGAATTCATCCGCGACAACATGGAGCGCGATCGCGACAACTTCCTGATGCACTTGAACGAGGGTTCGAAGATCTATCGCGCGATCGGCGACTGCGCGCCGGCGTTCGGCATGATCGGCACGCTGCTCGGCATGGTGCAGATGTTCTCGAACATGTCGGATCCTTCGAAACTCGGACCCTTTATGGCCGTGGCCTTGCTGGCGACGCTTTACGGTGCGTTGGTGGCGAACCTGATCTGCCTGCCGATTGCCGACAAGCTGCACGGCAAGCTGATCGACGAGGAAACCAATCGCACGCTGATCATCGACGGCATCCTGATGATCCGCGATTCCAAGAGCCCGGCGCTGGTGCGTGAAATGCTGCTGGCCTACCTGCCCGAAAAGCATCGCCACGAAGAAGGCGAGTTGGTCCCGGCCTGA
- a CDS encoding flagellar motor protein MotB: MAKKKREEAHGGHGWFVTFADLMALLLSFFVMLVAFSTQDSAKLKIVAGSMRDAFGVQTESRYSGIVEADGLPTRPKLKNVEHIAAEDASNTPTPDDKDRQRESGARLKVDREFALASASLRQALQDMPELTEMSKHIMFEETKEGLNLEIVDQDGRSMFADGSKVPYDRTRRLIQKLAVPLKATPLRINIVGHTSAGFVPARSDYSAFDLSADRANAVRQILEREGLPSSHIFAVGGRADSQPLFPDDPTLPANRRVTITLMRENPPLPPNLKP; this comes from the coding sequence ATGGCCAAGAAAAAACGCGAAGAGGCACATGGCGGTCACGGCTGGTTCGTGACGTTCGCCGACCTGATGGCGCTGTTGCTCTCGTTCTTCGTGATGCTGGTCGCGTTTTCCACGCAGGATTCGGCCAAGTTGAAGATCGTCGCGGGTTCGATGCGCGATGCGTTCGGCGTGCAGACCGAATCCCGATATTCGGGCATCGTCGAAGCCGACGGCCTGCCGACGCGGCCGAAGCTGAAGAATGTCGAGCATATCGCGGCCGAGGATGCCTCCAACACGCCGACACCCGACGATAAGGACCGTCAGCGCGAATCGGGCGCCCGTCTGAAGGTCGATCGCGAATTTGCGCTGGCCTCGGCTTCATTGCGCCAGGCGCTGCAGGACATGCCTGAATTGACCGAAATGTCCAAGCACATCATGTTCGAGGAGACCAAAGAGGGCCTCAATCTCGAAATCGTCGACCAGGATGGCCGCTCGATGTTCGCCGACGGCTCCAAGGTCCCGTACGACCGTACCCGCCGCTTGATTCAGAAACTGGCCGTGCCGTTGAAGGCGACGCCGCTTCGGATCAACATTGTCGGCCACACCTCTGCCGGCTTCGTACCGGCGCGCAGCGATTACAGCGCGTTCGATCTGTCGGCGGACCGCGCCAACGCCGTTCGCCAGATACTCGAACGCGAGGGACTTCCGTCGTCACACATCTTCGCTGTCGGCGGCAGGGCCGACAGCCAGCCATTGTTTCCGGACGATCCGACATTGCCGGCGAACCGTCGCGTCACCATCACATTGATGCGCGAAAATCCACCGCTTCCGCCCAACCTGAAGCCGTAA
- a CDS encoding potassium transporter Kup → MAVSVTSTEAHEGQATSGFWALTLGSIGVVFGDIGTSPLYAFREAVTHAAEGQPVSRIIVLGVLSLILWSLFIVVTAKYVLLLLRADNNGEGGTLSLMALGQRALGRRSWVLLALGVVGASMFIGDSMITPAISVLSAVEGLKLVTPAFEHYVVPLTIFILVVLFSVQSSGTARVASLFGPVMVVWFATLTILGLIHISDDPTVLYAINPWYAIQFMLSHGVIGLVTMGLVFLAVTGGEALYADLGHFGRKPIQTGWFYFVLPALLINYFGQGALVLSDPSAIASSFYKMVPEILVLPLVVLATAATVIASQAVITGAFSLIRQAVQLGLLPRFEVRYTSETHAGQIYLPRVNRLLLIGVVLLVLLFRSSSGLASAYGIAVSTTMVVDGIMGFVVIWKLWNWRAATAAAVILPLVVVDMSFFAANLLKLLEGAWVPLLFGVAVAVMIWTWRRGAAILTAKTRRIEVPLVDLIKSLEKRPPHIVKGTAVFLTSDPSFVPTAMMHNLKHNKVLHEHNVILTIETAQTPRVDPSERVKMESISEKFSTVRLRFGFMESPNVPKALVIARKLGWQFDIMATSFFVSRRSLKPSAQSGMPLWQDHLFIAMSRSANDATDYFQIPTGRVVEVGTQVTI, encoded by the coding sequence ATGGCTGTCAGCGTCACATCTACCGAAGCCCACGAGGGCCAGGCCACCTCTGGCTTTTGGGCCCTGACGCTGGGGAGCATCGGCGTGGTGTTCGGCGATATCGGCACCTCGCCGCTGTATGCGTTTCGCGAGGCTGTCACGCACGCGGCGGAGGGCCAGCCGGTATCACGCATCATCGTGCTTGGTGTGCTCTCGCTGATCCTGTGGTCGCTGTTCATCGTCGTGACCGCCAAATATGTGCTGCTGCTGTTGCGCGCCGACAACAACGGCGAGGGCGGTACGCTGTCCCTGATGGCGCTGGGGCAGCGGGCGCTGGGCCGCCGAAGCTGGGTGTTGCTGGCGCTTGGCGTGGTCGGCGCCTCGATGTTCATCGGCGATTCCATGATCACGCCGGCGATTTCGGTATTGTCGGCGGTCGAGGGCCTCAAGCTGGTCACGCCGGCGTTCGAACATTACGTGGTGCCGCTGACGATCTTCATTCTCGTGGTCCTGTTCTCGGTGCAGAGCAGCGGCACCGCGCGCGTCGCCTCGCTTTTCGGGCCGGTTATGGTGGTCTGGTTCGCGACGCTGACGATTTTGGGCCTGATCCACATCAGCGACGATCCCACGGTGCTCTACGCGATCAATCCCTGGTATGCGATCCAGTTCATGCTGTCCCATGGCGTCATCGGCCTGGTGACAATGGGTCTGGTGTTTCTGGCGGTGACCGGCGGTGAGGCGCTTTACGCCGACCTCGGCCATTTCGGGCGCAAGCCGATTCAGACCGGCTGGTTCTATTTCGTGCTGCCGGCGCTCCTGATCAATTATTTCGGGCAAGGCGCGCTGGTGTTATCGGATCCATCGGCGATCGCCAGCTCGTTCTACAAGATGGTCCCGGAGATCCTGGTGTTGCCGCTCGTAGTATTGGCGACCGCAGCAACCGTGATCGCGAGCCAGGCCGTGATCACCGGCGCCTTTTCGCTGATCCGCCAGGCGGTGCAACTCGGACTCTTGCCACGGTTCGAGGTGCGCTACACTTCGGAGACGCATGCCGGCCAAATCTACTTGCCACGCGTCAACCGCCTGCTGCTGATCGGGGTCGTGCTGCTGGTGTTGTTGTTCCGAAGCTCGAGCGGTCTCGCGTCGGCCTATGGCATCGCCGTTTCCACCACCATGGTGGTCGATGGCATCATGGGTTTTGTCGTCATCTGGAAACTGTGGAACTGGCGCGCGGCGACGGCGGCGGCCGTCATCCTGCCCCTCGTCGTCGTCGACATGAGCTTCTTTGCCGCAAACCTCTTGAAGCTGCTCGAGGGCGCCTGGGTGCCGCTGCTGTTCGGCGTTGCCGTGGCGGTGATGATCTGGACCTGGCGGCGCGGTGCTGCGATCCTGACCGCCAAGACGCGCCGTATCGAGGTGCCGCTGGTGGACCTGATCAAGAGCCTGGAAAAGCGGCCGCCGCATATCGTCAAGGGCACCGCGGTGTTTCTGACTTCCGATCCAAGCTTCGTGCCGACCGCGATGATGCATAATCTCAAGCACAACAAGGTGCTGCACGAGCACAATGTGATCCTGACCATCGAAACCGCCCAGACGCCGCGCGTCGATCCGTCCGAGCGCGTCAAGATGGAAAGCATCAGCGAGAAGTTTTCCACGGTGCGGCTGCGGTTCGGCTTCATGGAATCGCCGAACGTGCCCAAGGCGCTGGTGATCGCGCGCAAGCTCGGCTGGCAGTTCGACATCATGGCGACGTCGTTCTTCGTGTCGCGGCGCTCGCTCAAACCCTCGGCGCAGTCAGGCATGCCGCTATGGCAGGATCATCTGTTCATTGCGATGAGCCGCTCCGCCAATGACGCCACCGACTATTTCCAGATCCCGACGGGGAGGGTGGTGGAGGTCGGCACACAGGTAACGATTTGA
- a CDS encoding potassium transporter Kup produces MSSESAVTAAETPAANGHGEAHSTAGFKALMLGSIGVVYGDIGTSPLYALREAIVAASGHAGTANPQAVLGVLSLILWALIVVVTLKYVVILLRADNNGEGGTLALMALAQRAVTKGGGAIVLLGIISGALFYGDAVLTPALSVLSAIEGIKLVTVTFEHYVVPLTLVILVALFAVQSHGTARVAAFFGPIMCVWFAVIAIAAVPQIMLHPEVLSAFNPLHAVSFMLHHGMIGFITLGAVFLAVTGAEALYADLGHFGKRPIQTAWLFIVLPSLAVNYLGQGALLIADPKAIENPFFLMFPDWALIPMVALATMATVIASQAVITGAYSLTRTAIQLGLMPRFEIRHTSEAHSGQIYIPRINMLLFLAVILLVVLFRSSSALASAYGISVTGTMVVTAMMGFVVIWRVWKWSPITAAALIAPFLFLDVTFLAANLLKVFEGGWVPLALGGIVMLLMYTWRRGSKLLFEKSRKLEFPLADLVAMLEKRPPQRVPGTAVFLTSDPECAPTALMHSLKHYKVLHEKNVILTIETAPTPRIDPAERVRMEQLSETFSKVTLKFGFMESPNVPKTLAIARKLGWQFDIMSTSFFLSRRALKPAAHSGMPRWQDLLFIRLSQSANDATDYFQIPTGRVVEVGTQVTI; encoded by the coding sequence ATGTCATCTGAAAGTGCGGTCACCGCGGCGGAAACGCCCGCGGCCAATGGTCATGGGGAAGCGCATTCCACCGCGGGCTTCAAGGCCCTGATGCTGGGCAGCATCGGTGTCGTCTATGGCGACATCGGCACCAGCCCACTCTACGCTTTGCGTGAAGCCATTGTCGCGGCCAGCGGGCACGCGGGTACCGCCAACCCGCAGGCCGTGCTCGGCGTGCTCTCGCTGATCCTTTGGGCGCTGATCGTCGTGGTGACGCTGAAATACGTCGTCATCCTGCTGCGTGCCGACAACAACGGCGAGGGCGGAACGCTGGCGCTGATGGCGCTGGCGCAGCGTGCGGTCACCAAGGGCGGCGGCGCGATCGTGCTGCTCGGCATCATCTCCGGCGCGTTGTTTTACGGGGATGCGGTGCTGACGCCGGCGCTGTCGGTGCTGTCGGCGATCGAGGGCATCAAGCTCGTCACGGTAACCTTCGAGCACTACGTCGTGCCGCTGACATTGGTCATCCTGGTGGCGCTGTTTGCGGTCCAGTCCCACGGCACCGCGCGCGTTGCCGCATTCTTCGGACCGATCATGTGCGTCTGGTTCGCCGTCATCGCGATCGCTGCCGTGCCGCAGATCATGCTCCATCCCGAAGTGCTGTCGGCATTCAATCCGCTTCACGCGGTTTCCTTCATGCTCCATCACGGCATGATCGGCTTCATTACGCTCGGCGCGGTGTTTCTCGCCGTTACCGGTGCGGAAGCCCTCTATGCCGACCTCGGCCATTTCGGCAAGCGGCCGATCCAGACCGCCTGGCTCTTCATCGTCTTGCCGTCGCTGGCGGTGAACTATCTGGGGCAGGGGGCGCTCTTGATTGCCGATCCCAAGGCGATCGAGAACCCGTTCTTCCTGATGTTCCCGGACTGGGCGCTGATCCCGATGGTGGCGCTCGCAACGATGGCGACCGTGATCGCGAGCCAGGCCGTCATCACCGGCGCCTATTCGCTGACGCGTACGGCGATCCAGCTCGGCCTGATGCCGCGGTTCGAAATTCGCCATACGTCGGAAGCTCATTCCGGCCAGATCTACATTCCGCGCATCAACATGCTGCTGTTCCTAGCGGTGATACTGCTGGTGGTCCTGTTCCGCTCATCGAGCGCGCTGGCCTCGGCCTACGGCATCTCCGTAACCGGAACCATGGTGGTCACGGCCATGATGGGCTTCGTCGTGATCTGGCGGGTCTGGAAATGGTCGCCGATCACGGCGGCCGCCCTGATCGCCCCGTTCCTGTTTCTCGACGTCACCTTCCTCGCCGCCAACCTGTTGAAGGTGTTCGAGGGCGGCTGGGTTCCGTTGGCGCTGGGCGGCATCGTGATGCTCCTGATGTACACGTGGCGGCGCGGCAGCAAGCTGTTGTTCGAAAAATCGCGCAAGCTAGAGTTCCCGCTGGCCGATCTGGTGGCGATGCTGGAGAAGCGCCCGCCGCAGCGGGTGCCCGGCACCGCCGTGTTCCTGACCTCCGACCCCGAATGCGCGCCGACGGCGCTGATGCACAGCCTCAAGCACTACAAGGTGCTGCACGAGAAGAACGTCATTCTCACCATCGAGACCGCGCCAACGCCGCGGATCGACCCGGCCGAGCGGGTGCGCATGGAACAGCTCAGCGAGACCTTCTCCAAGGTTACGCTGAAGTTCGGCTTCATGGAATCGCCCAACGTGCCGAAGACGCTGGCGATCGCCCGCAAGCTCGGCTGGCAGTTCGACATCATGTCGACGTCGTTTTTCCTGTCCCGCCGGGCGCTGAAGCCGGCCGCGCATTCGGGCATGCCGCGCTGGCAGGACCTGCTGTTCATCCGCCTCAGCCAGTCCGCCAACGACGCCACGGATTATTTCCAGATCCCGACGGGGCGGGTGGTGGAAGTGGGAACGCAGGTCACAATCTAG
- a CDS encoding transporter substrate-binding domain-containing protein, translating to MIRAACAAWKPRHRFVRYAVSLSLLMLWDAPADARSLETVIERGALTLCASPNALPFASKTGPVPGFQIELGEKIAEQLGVKLTREWVVSAIQYRRADCDLVLDVIARKDTPPAGGVQVSRPYHRSGVVLAVPSDSPASSLASLGSDQRVGVPVGSLVSMTLAKGGAATSPFVFEDDIVAALANREIEAAAVTPTTVGWFNLQHADKPLRLIPAFDNDQDLNWNIAAGLLRPDDKLRARVDAAIEALLADGTIARIYARYGIELRSPQ from the coding sequence ATGATTAGAGCGGCTTGCGCGGCATGGAAACCGCGACATCGGTTCGTCCGATACGCGGTCAGCCTTTCGCTGCTGATGCTCTGGGACGCGCCGGCGGATGCCCGCTCGCTGGAAACCGTGATCGAGCGCGGTGCGTTGACGCTCTGCGCCAGCCCCAATGCGCTGCCGTTTGCAAGCAAGACCGGACCGGTGCCGGGGTTTCAAATCGAACTCGGCGAGAAAATTGCCGAGCAGCTCGGTGTCAAGCTGACGCGGGAGTGGGTGGTCAGTGCGATCCAGTATCGCCGCGCCGATTGCGACCTCGTGCTCGACGTCATTGCCCGCAAGGATACACCGCCCGCGGGCGGTGTGCAGGTTTCGCGTCCTTATCATCGCAGCGGCGTCGTGCTCGCGGTACCCAGCGATTCGCCGGCGTCTTCGCTGGCAAGTCTCGGTTCCGATCAGCGGGTCGGTGTACCGGTCGGCTCGCTGGTCTCCATGACGCTCGCCAAGGGCGGCGCCGCCACGTCTCCGTTCGTGTTCGAGGACGACATTGTTGCAGCGCTGGCCAATCGCGAAATCGAGGCAGCCGCCGTCACACCGACTACGGTCGGCTGGTTCAACCTGCAACACGCCGACAAGCCGCTGCGCCTGATTCCGGCGTTCGACAACGACCAGGATCTGAACTGGAATATTGCGGCCGGGCTGCTTCGCCCCGACGACAAGCTGCGAGCCCGTGTCGATGCGGCGATCGAGGCCCTGCTGGCTGACGGCACCATTGCGCGGATCTATGCCCGCTACGGCATCGAGCTGCGATCTCCGCAGTGA
- a CDS encoding cytochrome c, with the protein MRIQFVIVASLAIIWPGLPTASFAQQSTSAGAANPLPQAEASPDDIEGGKMFATTCGFCHQDGGRHAGKGPKLSKSERSDEYIIERIKKGKVGAMPAYGSVFSDGQIIAILAYIRGLDD; encoded by the coding sequence ATGCGAATACAGTTTGTAATTGTTGCTTCCCTGGCCATCATCTGGCCAGGGCTGCCGACCGCCTCGTTTGCCCAACAGTCCACCTCGGCGGGCGCTGCAAATCCGCTGCCGCAAGCCGAAGCCTCGCCGGACGACATCGAAGGCGGGAAGATGTTCGCCACCACCTGCGGCTTCTGTCACCAGGATGGCGGCCGCCATGCGGGCAAAGGTCCGAAGCTGTCGAAGTCCGAGCGCAGCGACGAATATATCATCGAGCGTATCAAGAAGGGCAAGGTAGGCGCCATGCCCGCCTACGGTTCGGTGTTCAGTGACGGCCAGATCATCGCGATCCTGGCTTACATTCGGGGGCTCGATGATTAG